From Musa acuminata AAA Group cultivar baxijiao chromosome BXJ3-8, Cavendish_Baxijiao_AAA, whole genome shotgun sequence, one genomic window encodes:
- the LOC135646074 gene encoding protein PHYTOCHROME-DEPENDENT LATE-FLOWERING-like isoform X2: MGISFRLSKSGKRFRPKPILVQEETGPSGEESKESSGVLVGAGSKREVDDTEAANDTGDVFPEHEVSFTLNLYPKGYSIGKPTEIENCQTLLQDVKPLHPYDKASETLFSAIESGWLPGDILDDIPTKYFDGAIVCQVRDYRDHISEQGTATTSFVMPVLRKVRLRMSLENVIKDMPFIADDSWTYSDLMEVEARILKVLQPRLCLDPTPMLDRLCKDPSATKLNLSFGRKRKLQQIAEVTVTANNQNLGKSICTDRKPGNPNCGQGGAGTSVCNASLQQVYENISMQHGSSGVPSFRRNNVGHEATRQTLPLHSEFKLQPAINSSAIAEDRAAGLPSNFSGVHAKISLAQNMISSYADTAGSNSASSLKRENPDAQLTPLAAMKRPKQTPVRLDDIQQQQQTGPPLVGLTGTDMQWKNQLPHSHPDIKGIQHSSTWGGQRHTLSVMNNVPNNEPGAPFFNQQGLRYGANEEHLDRQETERPKEALPTLDSDNSVLDLQQLRAQHLRQHSSMRNHPPTAVEWQNGRPITEDIVKDDMHQRRISVPSPRVPSGPMVQSPMSSKLGEISSGSLAGQFSGVRTVSVLGVQKDKLTAITNASVSNMNVPLAANSPSTAAAPMGDQVILERFVKIGVVAQRHQLNVKKNKVDHYSARETVQYSTQQLAFYLSDSFNCEDYTDHTKPMSRSLIGGSTTTCKARSMSFMRNEEMYQVPTRLLMTEKPFDGTVSMQYGFMDDSVIHDYQLTLPTNHHADLLAAQFGLLMERDGYQKTDDQIRPIPIRMVAPNKLAPVSGMLLDNTASQMKQPELATGQPLQVAAPAMANGMVPMNVSQNPSNHARMLTSVNNSQALGISQGYIPGTAIPTRMQQVDQYLFQQQQQQPPWQQQQLQPTTQSRLQQQQKLPFTHVHTSSPPLTTNPLSQIMNQTSNLPMSTNQMVKPSPLQLQMLQQQAGQQQQPQISRKVMLGINQNISMGNVGNNVMSLGLSNVLGIGGPHGVSSPTGSISGSGNISPHEMNLASASNFSPGLRPSSLSHAQAATAAVAIKLRMAQQNRAGPYGQSGIAGIPGNTNQMLPSSAGLPVLGALNRANLSSLQLNAMLPMGPPKLSGANFYLNPQQQLQHQQLQQQQQHQMQQVSSPLQQPQVGSPPMVGSPSVMVMQHQHISPQQLSQQTAMSPQQLSSGAFQPTNNSGNPVAGPASPQLSSQTHGSVGSITSSPHGSASRCK, from the exons atggGTATATCCTTCAGACTATCGAAGTCCGGGAAGCGGTTCCGGCCGAAGCCGATCTTGGTGCAAGAGGAGACCGGCCCATCCGGCGAGGAATCCAAGGAGAGCTCTGGCGTTCTCGTCGGAGCTGGGTCGAAGCGCGAG GTTGATGATACCGAGGCTGCAAATGACACCGGTGACGTATTTCCAG AGCATGAGGTTTCTTTTACCTTGAACCTTTATCCAAAGGGATACTCCATCGGGAAACCAACCGAG ATAGAGAATTGCCAGACTCTGCTTCAAGATGTTAAGCCATTGCATCCATATGATAAGGCATCGGAGACACTTTTTTCT GCAATTGAGTCAGGGTGGTTACCGGGAGATATTCTTGATGATATACCTACCAAGTACTTTGATGGGGCCATTGTCTGCCAG GTACGGGATTATAGAGATCACATATCTGAACAAGGAACTGCTACCACATCCTTTGTCATGCCAGTTTTACGTAAAGTGCGGTTAAGGATGTCACTGGAAAATGTCATTAAGGACATGCCTTTTATAGCTGATGATTCTTGGACCTACAGTGACCTAATG GAAGTGGAGGCACGTATTCTCAAAGTTCTGCAACCGCGTCTTTGTTTAGACCCTACACCAATGTTGGATAGGCTTTGTAAAGACCCTAGTGCTACCAAG CTGAATCTTAGTTTTGGAAGAAAGAGGAAACTGCAGCAAATTGCTGAGGTGACTGTTACAGCCAATAACCAAAACCTTGGGAAAAGTATTTGCACTGATAGGAAACCTGGGAATCCTAACTGTGGACAGGGAGGTGCGGGAACTTCAGTGTGCAATGCATCACTTCAACAAGTTTATGAGAATATTTCCATGCAACATGGATCAAGTGGGGTTCCATCCTTCAGACGTAACAATGTTGGACATGAAGCCACCAGACAAACTTTGCCTCTGCATTCCGAGTTCAAGCTTCAACCAGCTATCAACTCATCTGCTATTGCAGAGGATCGTGCAGCTGGACTTCCAAGCAACTTTTCTGGAGTTCATGCAAAAATTTCCTTGGCTCAGAACATGATAAGCTCTTATGCTGACACAGCTGGCAGTAACTCTGCTAGTTCTTTGAAGAGGGAGAACCCAGATGCCCAGTTGACACCTTTAGCGGCCATGAAGAGACCAAAGCAAACACCAGTAAGACTAGATGACATCCAGCAGCAACAGCAAACAGGGCCTCCATTGGTTGGCCTTACTGGCACAGATATGCAATGGAAAAACCAACTTCCACATTCACATCCAGACATAAAGGGAATTCAGCACTCTTCTACTTGGGGTGGTCAAAGACATACTTTGTCTGTGATGAATAATGTACCTAATAATGAACCTGGAGCACCTTTCTTCAATCAACAAGGTTTGAGATATGGTGCTAATGAAGAACATTTAGACAGGCAAGAAACTGAGAGGCCTAAAGAGGCTCTGCCGACACTGGACTCAGATAACAGTGTTCTTGATCTGCAGCAGTTACGAGCACAGCATTTGCGACAGCACTCATCTATGAGAAACCATCCTCCAACTGCTGTAGAGTGGCAGAATGGCCGACCAATAACTGAGGACATTGTAAAGGACGATATGCATCAAAGAAGGATATCAGTGCCCAGTCCACGAGTCCCTTCTGGGCCTATGGTACAGTCACCGATGTCCTCAAAATTGGGGGAGATCTCATCTGGTTCTTTAGCTGGACAGTTCAGTGGTGTTAGAACTGTTTCTGTTTTGGGTGTGCAAAAGGATAAGTTAACAGCAATCACTAATGCCAGTGTTAGTAATATGAATGTGCCACTAGCTGCTAACAGCCCATCAACTGCAGCTGCTCCTATGGGAGATCAAGTCATTCTTGAGCGATTTGTGAAAATTGGTGTGGTGGCCCAGAG ACACCAACTCAATGTCAAGAAGAACAAAGTTGATCATTATTCTGCAAGGGAAACAGTACAGTATTCTACTCAGCAACTTGCATTTTATCTCTCTGATTCATTCAATTGTGAGGACTACACAGACCACACAAAACCCATGTCGAGGTCTCTAATTGGTGGGTCAACTACTACCTGTAAGGCCAGATCAATGAGCTTCATGCGCAATGAAGAGATGTATCAAG TCCCTACGAGGTTGTTAATGACTGAGAAGCCCTTTGATGGCACAGTATCAATGCAGTATGGATTTATGGATGATTCTGTTATTCACGATTACCAACTGACATTACCCACAAAT CACCATGCAGATCTGCTTGCAGCACAGTTTGGTCTACTG ATGGAGCGTGATGGATATCAGAAAACTGATGATCAAATACGACCAATACCAATCCGCATGGTTGCTCCAAACAAATTGGCCCCAGTTTCAGGAATGTTACTAGATAACACTGCATCTCAAATGAAACAACCAGAATTAGCTACTGGTCAGCCACTGCAAGTAGCTGCCCCAGCTATGGCCAATGGCATGGTGCCTATGAATGTTTCCCAGAACCCTTCCAACCATGCAAGGATGCTGACATCTGTAAACAACAGCCAGGCATTGGGGATATCACAAGGTTATATTCCAGGGACTGCTATACCGACCAGGATGCAGCAAGTTGATCAATATTTGtttcaacagcagcagcaacaaccacCATGGCAACAACAGCAGCTGCAGCCCACCACACAATCACGGttgcaacaacaacaaaaacttCCATTCACTCATGTTCACACATCCTCTCCACCGCTCACTACGAATCCACTCTCTCAGATAATGAATCAGACATCAAATCTGCCAATGAGCACTAATCAGATGGTAAAGCCATCACCATTGCAGCTACAGATGCTGCAGCAGCAGGCAGGACAGCAACAGCAGCCACAGATTTCAAGGAAGGTGATGTTGGGGATTAATCAAAATATTAGCATGGGAAATGTGGGAAACAATGTGATGAGTCTTGGTCTGAGCAATGTCTTAGGCATTGGTGGCCCACATGGTGTATCTTCCCCTACAGGGTCTATTTCGGGCTCAGGCAACATTAGTCCTCACGAGATGAACCTTGCATCTGCGTCCAATTTCAGTCCAGGTCTTCGTCCAAGTTCTCTTTCACATGCTCAAGCTGCTACTGCTGCAGTGGCAATAAAGCTGAGGATGGCACAGCAAAATAGAGCAGGGCCATATGGTCAGTCTGGGATTGCTGGTATACCAGGAAATACCAACCAGATGCTTCCCAGCTCAGCAGGCCTGCCTGTGCTGGGTGCACTTAACCGAGCAAATTTGAGCTCTTTACAACTGAATGCAATGCTGCCTATGGGTCCTCCTAAATTATCTGGAGCGAATTTTTACCTAAATCCTCAGCAGCAGCTTCAGCACCAACAAttacagcaacagcagcagcaccaAATGCAACAAGTAAGCTCTCCATTGCAACAGCCACAGGTTGGCTCTCCGCCAATGGTGGGTTCCCCATCAGTGATGGTGATGCAGCATCAGCATATCAGCCCTCAACAACTGAGCCAACAGACTGCAATGAGTCCCCAGCAGTTAAGCTCTGGTGCATTTCAGCCTACTAATAACAGTGGTAATCCAGTGGCTGGACCTGCTAGCCCCCAGTTGAGCTCGCAAACGCATGGGTCTGTTGGTAGCATCACAAGCTCCCCCCATGGATCAGCTTCAAGGTGTAAATAA
- the LOC135646074 gene encoding protein PHYTOCHROME-DEPENDENT LATE-FLOWERING-like isoform X1: MGISFRLSKSGKRFRPKPILVQEETGPSGEESKESSGVLVGAGSKREVDDTEAANDTGDVFPAEHEVSFTLNLYPKGYSIGKPTEIENCQTLLQDVKPLHPYDKASETLFSAIESGWLPGDILDDIPTKYFDGAIVCQVRDYRDHISEQGTATTSFVMPVLRKVRLRMSLENVIKDMPFIADDSWTYSDLMEVEARILKVLQPRLCLDPTPMLDRLCKDPSATKLNLSFGRKRKLQQIAEVTVTANNQNLGKSICTDRKPGNPNCGQGGAGTSVCNASLQQVYENISMQHGSSGVPSFRRNNVGHEATRQTLPLHSEFKLQPAINSSAIAEDRAAGLPSNFSGVHAKISLAQNMISSYADTAGSNSASSLKRENPDAQLTPLAAMKRPKQTPVRLDDIQQQQQTGPPLVGLTGTDMQWKNQLPHSHPDIKGIQHSSTWGGQRHTLSVMNNVPNNEPGAPFFNQQGLRYGANEEHLDRQETERPKEALPTLDSDNSVLDLQQLRAQHLRQHSSMRNHPPTAVEWQNGRPITEDIVKDDMHQRRISVPSPRVPSGPMVQSPMSSKLGEISSGSLAGQFSGVRTVSVLGVQKDKLTAITNASVSNMNVPLAANSPSTAAAPMGDQVILERFVKIGVVAQRHQLNVKKNKVDHYSARETVQYSTQQLAFYLSDSFNCEDYTDHTKPMSRSLIGGSTTTCKARSMSFMRNEEMYQVPTRLLMTEKPFDGTVSMQYGFMDDSVIHDYQLTLPTNHHADLLAAQFGLLMERDGYQKTDDQIRPIPIRMVAPNKLAPVSGMLLDNTASQMKQPELATGQPLQVAAPAMANGMVPMNVSQNPSNHARMLTSVNNSQALGISQGYIPGTAIPTRMQQVDQYLFQQQQQQPPWQQQQLQPTTQSRLQQQQKLPFTHVHTSSPPLTTNPLSQIMNQTSNLPMSTNQMVKPSPLQLQMLQQQAGQQQQPQISRKVMLGINQNISMGNVGNNVMSLGLSNVLGIGGPHGVSSPTGSISGSGNISPHEMNLASASNFSPGLRPSSLSHAQAATAAVAIKLRMAQQNRAGPYGQSGIAGIPGNTNQMLPSSAGLPVLGALNRANLSSLQLNAMLPMGPPKLSGANFYLNPQQQLQHQQLQQQQQHQMQQVSSPLQQPQVGSPPMVGSPSVMVMQHQHISPQQLSQQTAMSPQQLSSGAFQPTNNSGNPVAGPASPQLSSQTHGSVGSITSSPHGSASRCK; this comes from the exons atggGTATATCCTTCAGACTATCGAAGTCCGGGAAGCGGTTCCGGCCGAAGCCGATCTTGGTGCAAGAGGAGACCGGCCCATCCGGCGAGGAATCCAAGGAGAGCTCTGGCGTTCTCGTCGGAGCTGGGTCGAAGCGCGAG GTTGATGATACCGAGGCTGCAAATGACACCGGTGACGTATTTCCAG CAGAGCATGAGGTTTCTTTTACCTTGAACCTTTATCCAAAGGGATACTCCATCGGGAAACCAACCGAG ATAGAGAATTGCCAGACTCTGCTTCAAGATGTTAAGCCATTGCATCCATATGATAAGGCATCGGAGACACTTTTTTCT GCAATTGAGTCAGGGTGGTTACCGGGAGATATTCTTGATGATATACCTACCAAGTACTTTGATGGGGCCATTGTCTGCCAG GTACGGGATTATAGAGATCACATATCTGAACAAGGAACTGCTACCACATCCTTTGTCATGCCAGTTTTACGTAAAGTGCGGTTAAGGATGTCACTGGAAAATGTCATTAAGGACATGCCTTTTATAGCTGATGATTCTTGGACCTACAGTGACCTAATG GAAGTGGAGGCACGTATTCTCAAAGTTCTGCAACCGCGTCTTTGTTTAGACCCTACACCAATGTTGGATAGGCTTTGTAAAGACCCTAGTGCTACCAAG CTGAATCTTAGTTTTGGAAGAAAGAGGAAACTGCAGCAAATTGCTGAGGTGACTGTTACAGCCAATAACCAAAACCTTGGGAAAAGTATTTGCACTGATAGGAAACCTGGGAATCCTAACTGTGGACAGGGAGGTGCGGGAACTTCAGTGTGCAATGCATCACTTCAACAAGTTTATGAGAATATTTCCATGCAACATGGATCAAGTGGGGTTCCATCCTTCAGACGTAACAATGTTGGACATGAAGCCACCAGACAAACTTTGCCTCTGCATTCCGAGTTCAAGCTTCAACCAGCTATCAACTCATCTGCTATTGCAGAGGATCGTGCAGCTGGACTTCCAAGCAACTTTTCTGGAGTTCATGCAAAAATTTCCTTGGCTCAGAACATGATAAGCTCTTATGCTGACACAGCTGGCAGTAACTCTGCTAGTTCTTTGAAGAGGGAGAACCCAGATGCCCAGTTGACACCTTTAGCGGCCATGAAGAGACCAAAGCAAACACCAGTAAGACTAGATGACATCCAGCAGCAACAGCAAACAGGGCCTCCATTGGTTGGCCTTACTGGCACAGATATGCAATGGAAAAACCAACTTCCACATTCACATCCAGACATAAAGGGAATTCAGCACTCTTCTACTTGGGGTGGTCAAAGACATACTTTGTCTGTGATGAATAATGTACCTAATAATGAACCTGGAGCACCTTTCTTCAATCAACAAGGTTTGAGATATGGTGCTAATGAAGAACATTTAGACAGGCAAGAAACTGAGAGGCCTAAAGAGGCTCTGCCGACACTGGACTCAGATAACAGTGTTCTTGATCTGCAGCAGTTACGAGCACAGCATTTGCGACAGCACTCATCTATGAGAAACCATCCTCCAACTGCTGTAGAGTGGCAGAATGGCCGACCAATAACTGAGGACATTGTAAAGGACGATATGCATCAAAGAAGGATATCAGTGCCCAGTCCACGAGTCCCTTCTGGGCCTATGGTACAGTCACCGATGTCCTCAAAATTGGGGGAGATCTCATCTGGTTCTTTAGCTGGACAGTTCAGTGGTGTTAGAACTGTTTCTGTTTTGGGTGTGCAAAAGGATAAGTTAACAGCAATCACTAATGCCAGTGTTAGTAATATGAATGTGCCACTAGCTGCTAACAGCCCATCAACTGCAGCTGCTCCTATGGGAGATCAAGTCATTCTTGAGCGATTTGTGAAAATTGGTGTGGTGGCCCAGAG ACACCAACTCAATGTCAAGAAGAACAAAGTTGATCATTATTCTGCAAGGGAAACAGTACAGTATTCTACTCAGCAACTTGCATTTTATCTCTCTGATTCATTCAATTGTGAGGACTACACAGACCACACAAAACCCATGTCGAGGTCTCTAATTGGTGGGTCAACTACTACCTGTAAGGCCAGATCAATGAGCTTCATGCGCAATGAAGAGATGTATCAAG TCCCTACGAGGTTGTTAATGACTGAGAAGCCCTTTGATGGCACAGTATCAATGCAGTATGGATTTATGGATGATTCTGTTATTCACGATTACCAACTGACATTACCCACAAAT CACCATGCAGATCTGCTTGCAGCACAGTTTGGTCTACTG ATGGAGCGTGATGGATATCAGAAAACTGATGATCAAATACGACCAATACCAATCCGCATGGTTGCTCCAAACAAATTGGCCCCAGTTTCAGGAATGTTACTAGATAACACTGCATCTCAAATGAAACAACCAGAATTAGCTACTGGTCAGCCACTGCAAGTAGCTGCCCCAGCTATGGCCAATGGCATGGTGCCTATGAATGTTTCCCAGAACCCTTCCAACCATGCAAGGATGCTGACATCTGTAAACAACAGCCAGGCATTGGGGATATCACAAGGTTATATTCCAGGGACTGCTATACCGACCAGGATGCAGCAAGTTGATCAATATTTGtttcaacagcagcagcaacaaccacCATGGCAACAACAGCAGCTGCAGCCCACCACACAATCACGGttgcaacaacaacaaaaacttCCATTCACTCATGTTCACACATCCTCTCCACCGCTCACTACGAATCCACTCTCTCAGATAATGAATCAGACATCAAATCTGCCAATGAGCACTAATCAGATGGTAAAGCCATCACCATTGCAGCTACAGATGCTGCAGCAGCAGGCAGGACAGCAACAGCAGCCACAGATTTCAAGGAAGGTGATGTTGGGGATTAATCAAAATATTAGCATGGGAAATGTGGGAAACAATGTGATGAGTCTTGGTCTGAGCAATGTCTTAGGCATTGGTGGCCCACATGGTGTATCTTCCCCTACAGGGTCTATTTCGGGCTCAGGCAACATTAGTCCTCACGAGATGAACCTTGCATCTGCGTCCAATTTCAGTCCAGGTCTTCGTCCAAGTTCTCTTTCACATGCTCAAGCTGCTACTGCTGCAGTGGCAATAAAGCTGAGGATGGCACAGCAAAATAGAGCAGGGCCATATGGTCAGTCTGGGATTGCTGGTATACCAGGAAATACCAACCAGATGCTTCCCAGCTCAGCAGGCCTGCCTGTGCTGGGTGCACTTAACCGAGCAAATTTGAGCTCTTTACAACTGAATGCAATGCTGCCTATGGGTCCTCCTAAATTATCTGGAGCGAATTTTTACCTAAATCCTCAGCAGCAGCTTCAGCACCAACAAttacagcaacagcagcagcaccaAATGCAACAAGTAAGCTCTCCATTGCAACAGCCACAGGTTGGCTCTCCGCCAATGGTGGGTTCCCCATCAGTGATGGTGATGCAGCATCAGCATATCAGCCCTCAACAACTGAGCCAACAGACTGCAATGAGTCCCCAGCAGTTAAGCTCTGGTGCATTTCAGCCTACTAATAACAGTGGTAATCCAGTGGCTGGACCTGCTAGCCCCCAGTTGAGCTCGCAAACGCATGGGTCTGTTGGTAGCATCACAAGCTCCCCCCATGGATCAGCTTCAAGGTGTAAATAA
- the LOC135646074 gene encoding protein PHYTOCHROME-DEPENDENT LATE-FLOWERING-like isoform X3: MYSRVRDYRDHISEQGTATTSFVMPVLRKVRLRMSLENVIKDMPFIADDSWTYSDLMEVEARILKVLQPRLCLDPTPMLDRLCKDPSATKLNLSFGRKRKLQQIAEVTVTANNQNLGKSICTDRKPGNPNCGQGGAGTSVCNASLQQVYENISMQHGSSGVPSFRRNNVGHEATRQTLPLHSEFKLQPAINSSAIAEDRAAGLPSNFSGVHAKISLAQNMISSYADTAGSNSASSLKRENPDAQLTPLAAMKRPKQTPVRLDDIQQQQQTGPPLVGLTGTDMQWKNQLPHSHPDIKGIQHSSTWGGQRHTLSVMNNVPNNEPGAPFFNQQGLRYGANEEHLDRQETERPKEALPTLDSDNSVLDLQQLRAQHLRQHSSMRNHPPTAVEWQNGRPITEDIVKDDMHQRRISVPSPRVPSGPMVQSPMSSKLGEISSGSLAGQFSGVRTVSVLGVQKDKLTAITNASVSNMNVPLAANSPSTAAAPMGDQVILERFVKIGVVAQRHQLNVKKNKVDHYSARETVQYSTQQLAFYLSDSFNCEDYTDHTKPMSRSLIGGSTTTCKARSMSFMRNEEMYQVPTRLLMTEKPFDGTVSMQYGFMDDSVIHDYQLTLPTNHHADLLAAQFGLLMERDGYQKTDDQIRPIPIRMVAPNKLAPVSGMLLDNTASQMKQPELATGQPLQVAAPAMANGMVPMNVSQNPSNHARMLTSVNNSQALGISQGYIPGTAIPTRMQQVDQYLFQQQQQQPPWQQQQLQPTTQSRLQQQQKLPFTHVHTSSPPLTTNPLSQIMNQTSNLPMSTNQMVKPSPLQLQMLQQQAGQQQQPQISRKVMLGINQNISMGNVGNNVMSLGLSNVLGIGGPHGVSSPTGSISGSGNISPHEMNLASASNFSPGLRPSSLSHAQAATAAVAIKLRMAQQNRAGPYGQSGIAGIPGNTNQMLPSSAGLPVLGALNRANLSSLQLNAMLPMGPPKLSGANFYLNPQQQLQHQQLQQQQQHQMQQVSSPLQQPQVGSPPMVGSPSVMVMQHQHISPQQLSQQTAMSPQQLSSGAFQPTNNSGNPVAGPASPQLSSQTHGSVGSITSSPHGSASRCK; this comes from the exons ATGTACTCAAGG GTACGGGATTATAGAGATCACATATCTGAACAAGGAACTGCTACCACATCCTTTGTCATGCCAGTTTTACGTAAAGTGCGGTTAAGGATGTCACTGGAAAATGTCATTAAGGACATGCCTTTTATAGCTGATGATTCTTGGACCTACAGTGACCTAATG GAAGTGGAGGCACGTATTCTCAAAGTTCTGCAACCGCGTCTTTGTTTAGACCCTACACCAATGTTGGATAGGCTTTGTAAAGACCCTAGTGCTACCAAG CTGAATCTTAGTTTTGGAAGAAAGAGGAAACTGCAGCAAATTGCTGAGGTGACTGTTACAGCCAATAACCAAAACCTTGGGAAAAGTATTTGCACTGATAGGAAACCTGGGAATCCTAACTGTGGACAGGGAGGTGCGGGAACTTCAGTGTGCAATGCATCACTTCAACAAGTTTATGAGAATATTTCCATGCAACATGGATCAAGTGGGGTTCCATCCTTCAGACGTAACAATGTTGGACATGAAGCCACCAGACAAACTTTGCCTCTGCATTCCGAGTTCAAGCTTCAACCAGCTATCAACTCATCTGCTATTGCAGAGGATCGTGCAGCTGGACTTCCAAGCAACTTTTCTGGAGTTCATGCAAAAATTTCCTTGGCTCAGAACATGATAAGCTCTTATGCTGACACAGCTGGCAGTAACTCTGCTAGTTCTTTGAAGAGGGAGAACCCAGATGCCCAGTTGACACCTTTAGCGGCCATGAAGAGACCAAAGCAAACACCAGTAAGACTAGATGACATCCAGCAGCAACAGCAAACAGGGCCTCCATTGGTTGGCCTTACTGGCACAGATATGCAATGGAAAAACCAACTTCCACATTCACATCCAGACATAAAGGGAATTCAGCACTCTTCTACTTGGGGTGGTCAAAGACATACTTTGTCTGTGATGAATAATGTACCTAATAATGAACCTGGAGCACCTTTCTTCAATCAACAAGGTTTGAGATATGGTGCTAATGAAGAACATTTAGACAGGCAAGAAACTGAGAGGCCTAAAGAGGCTCTGCCGACACTGGACTCAGATAACAGTGTTCTTGATCTGCAGCAGTTACGAGCACAGCATTTGCGACAGCACTCATCTATGAGAAACCATCCTCCAACTGCTGTAGAGTGGCAGAATGGCCGACCAATAACTGAGGACATTGTAAAGGACGATATGCATCAAAGAAGGATATCAGTGCCCAGTCCACGAGTCCCTTCTGGGCCTATGGTACAGTCACCGATGTCCTCAAAATTGGGGGAGATCTCATCTGGTTCTTTAGCTGGACAGTTCAGTGGTGTTAGAACTGTTTCTGTTTTGGGTGTGCAAAAGGATAAGTTAACAGCAATCACTAATGCCAGTGTTAGTAATATGAATGTGCCACTAGCTGCTAACAGCCCATCAACTGCAGCTGCTCCTATGGGAGATCAAGTCATTCTTGAGCGATTTGTGAAAATTGGTGTGGTGGCCCAGAG ACACCAACTCAATGTCAAGAAGAACAAAGTTGATCATTATTCTGCAAGGGAAACAGTACAGTATTCTACTCAGCAACTTGCATTTTATCTCTCTGATTCATTCAATTGTGAGGACTACACAGACCACACAAAACCCATGTCGAGGTCTCTAATTGGTGGGTCAACTACTACCTGTAAGGCCAGATCAATGAGCTTCATGCGCAATGAAGAGATGTATCAAG TCCCTACGAGGTTGTTAATGACTGAGAAGCCCTTTGATGGCACAGTATCAATGCAGTATGGATTTATGGATGATTCTGTTATTCACGATTACCAACTGACATTACCCACAAAT CACCATGCAGATCTGCTTGCAGCACAGTTTGGTCTACTG ATGGAGCGTGATGGATATCAGAAAACTGATGATCAAATACGACCAATACCAATCCGCATGGTTGCTCCAAACAAATTGGCCCCAGTTTCAGGAATGTTACTAGATAACACTGCATCTCAAATGAAACAACCAGAATTAGCTACTGGTCAGCCACTGCAAGTAGCTGCCCCAGCTATGGCCAATGGCATGGTGCCTATGAATGTTTCCCAGAACCCTTCCAACCATGCAAGGATGCTGACATCTGTAAACAACAGCCAGGCATTGGGGATATCACAAGGTTATATTCCAGGGACTGCTATACCGACCAGGATGCAGCAAGTTGATCAATATTTGtttcaacagcagcagcaacaaccacCATGGCAACAACAGCAGCTGCAGCCCACCACACAATCACGGttgcaacaacaacaaaaacttCCATTCACTCATGTTCACACATCCTCTCCACCGCTCACTACGAATCCACTCTCTCAGATAATGAATCAGACATCAAATCTGCCAATGAGCACTAATCAGATGGTAAAGCCATCACCATTGCAGCTACAGATGCTGCAGCAGCAGGCAGGACAGCAACAGCAGCCACAGATTTCAAGGAAGGTGATGTTGGGGATTAATCAAAATATTAGCATGGGAAATGTGGGAAACAATGTGATGAGTCTTGGTCTGAGCAATGTCTTAGGCATTGGTGGCCCACATGGTGTATCTTCCCCTACAGGGTCTATTTCGGGCTCAGGCAACATTAGTCCTCACGAGATGAACCTTGCATCTGCGTCCAATTTCAGTCCAGGTCTTCGTCCAAGTTCTCTTTCACATGCTCAAGCTGCTACTGCTGCAGTGGCAATAAAGCTGAGGATGGCACAGCAAAATAGAGCAGGGCCATATGGTCAGTCTGGGATTGCTGGTATACCAGGAAATACCAACCAGATGCTTCCCAGCTCAGCAGGCCTGCCTGTGCTGGGTGCACTTAACCGAGCAAATTTGAGCTCTTTACAACTGAATGCAATGCTGCCTATGGGTCCTCCTAAATTATCTGGAGCGAATTTTTACCTAAATCCTCAGCAGCAGCTTCAGCACCAACAAttacagcaacagcagcagcaccaAATGCAACAAGTAAGCTCTCCATTGCAACAGCCACAGGTTGGCTCTCCGCCAATGGTGGGTTCCCCATCAGTGATGGTGATGCAGCATCAGCATATCAGCCCTCAACAACTGAGCCAACAGACTGCAATGAGTCCCCAGCAGTTAAGCTCTGGTGCATTTCAGCCTACTAATAACAGTGGTAATCCAGTGGCTGGACCTGCTAGCCCCCAGTTGAGCTCGCAAACGCATGGGTCTGTTGGTAGCATCACAAGCTCCCCCCATGGATCAGCTTCAAGGTGTAAATAA